In Legionella cardiaca, a genomic segment contains:
- the yciA gene encoding acyl-CoA thioester hydrolase YciA: MTNPRGEITIQTLAMPADTNANGDIFGGWLVSQMDLAAGVLAKKISRGRAATVAIHSMTFLKPVHVGDIISCHVELIKRGTTSMTIAVEVWAEPATIGGKYKVTEGTFIFVAIDDQGKPRMVPEQA, translated from the coding sequence ATGACAAACCCTCGCGGAGAAATCACAATCCAAACTTTAGCAATGCCAGCCGATACGAACGCCAATGGTGATATTTTTGGTGGCTGGCTAGTTTCACAAATGGATTTGGCGGCAGGTGTTCTGGCGAAAAAAATATCTCGTGGCCGTGCGGCAACTGTGGCTATTCATAGCATGACCTTCCTCAAACCTGTTCACGTTGGTGATATTATAAGTTGTCACGTTGAATTAATTAAACGGGGTACTACGTCAATGACTATTGCCGTTGAAGTTTGGGCAGAGCCTGCAACCATTGGTGGCAAATATAAGGTAACTGAAGGTACATTTATTTTTGTGGCTATTGATGATCAAGGAAAACCAAGAATGGTGCCCGAACAAGCATGA
- a CDS encoding glycosyltransferase — MYVPVKIKFSICLIIASSWLVFCFWLSLRWIFDLAEYITLFPALLIVFSIALIPGFMYMFLLASYLLDKRERNISNDYYPPITILIAAYNEEESIAFTLAAINQQQYPNTIETILIDDGSTDNTLRNAKAVKIDDLSIIQAPHGGKANALNAGLALARFDWVITLDADTYLLPNAIQELVDKLFIGPEGTIACAGSVYVKNSRQSLMTKIQEWDYFHAIAVIKRSQSLFQGTLVAQGAFSIYQKKALKAVGGWPNLVGEDIVLTWALLNKGYRIDFAEKAISFTSAPVSYRQFFHQRSRWARGLVEAFVHYPRILRRWRLSTFYIYWNLFFILFDTVFFFVFMPGLIAALFGYYYIAGPMTLAVIPLAFFNNIIFFIGQRDLFKLSGLKVRKNLLGFIFYILFYQFLMNPAVIHGYVSELARQQKTWGTK; from the coding sequence ATGTATGTACCAGTAAAAATTAAATTTTCAATCTGTCTTATTATTGCAAGTTCCTGGTTAGTGTTTTGTTTCTGGCTTTCATTGCGTTGGATTTTTGATTTAGCAGAATACATTACTCTTTTTCCAGCATTACTTATTGTATTTTCAATAGCGCTTATTCCTGGTTTTATGTATATGTTTCTTCTGGCAAGTTACCTACTTGATAAACGTGAAAGAAATATTAGCAATGATTATTATCCACCTATTACTATCTTGATAGCTGCTTATAACGAGGAAGAATCAATAGCATTCACTTTGGCCGCAATTAATCAACAACAATATCCTAACACAATTGAGACAATTTTAATTGATGACGGATCTACCGATAATACACTTAGAAACGCAAAGGCTGTCAAAATTGATGATCTATCGATTATCCAGGCACCGCATGGTGGCAAGGCAAATGCTTTAAATGCAGGTTTGGCGCTCGCTCGATTTGATTGGGTAATTACGTTGGATGCTGACACGTATTTATTACCGAATGCAATTCAAGAACTTGTTGATAAATTGTTTATTGGACCTGAAGGCACCATTGCCTGTGCTGGCTCTGTTTATGTAAAAAATTCCCGTCAGAGTTTAATGACCAAAATTCAAGAATGGGATTATTTTCATGCTATCGCTGTCATTAAACGTTCTCAAAGCCTTTTTCAGGGAACTTTAGTTGCTCAGGGCGCATTTTCAATATATCAAAAGAAAGCTTTAAAAGCAGTTGGTGGATGGCCTAATCTAGTGGGTGAGGATATTGTTTTAACTTGGGCATTACTAAATAAAGGTTATCGTATTGATTTTGCAGAGAAAGCAATTTCTTTTACCAGTGCGCCTGTGAGTTATCGCCAATTTTTTCATCAACGAAGTCGTTGGGCGCGAGGATTAGTGGAAGCATTTGTTCACTACCCTCGAATTTTAAGGCGTTGGCGATTGTCGACATTTTATATTTATTGGAATTTGTTCTTTATTCTGTTTGATACCGTTTTCTTTTTCGTTTTTATGCCGGGGCTTATAGCTGCCTTGTTTGGGTATTATTACATTGCCGGCCCCATGACATTGGCTGTGATTCCCTTGGCATTTTTTAATAATATTATCTTTTTTATAGGTCAAAGGGATTTATTTAAGCTAAGTGGTTTAAAAGTTAGAAAAAATCTGCTTGGCTTTATTTTTTATATTTTGTTTTATCAATTTTTAATGAATCCTGCAGTTATCCATGGCTATGTCTCGGAACTAGCGCGGCAGCAAAAAACATGGGGAACCAAATGA